From Penicillium digitatum chromosome 5, complete sequence, one genomic window encodes:
- a CDS encoding 1-phosphatidylinositol-4,5-bisphosphate phosphodiesterase 1, putative, translating to MAYAATTSPTLDADTQSDLIFATSLSQPTSLHHVVTSLPSGPLPSFAPFFASSPTSTPTPSFPAPGTPYNLTSAGTPLQSASEGTFGRVNGLSLPVPGPFELGESMMAVPGNANTSSFSDPAASTKAPGLMRRISRGAANKLTRRRQSTTQKEKRDRSTGPIIRRRRSDSKTGTQPVRDCALDSSNEDEAGKALDNLGAWGGSEASSLRIESRINMARETGPIPVVAVAPKVDSAVQRGTVLTKVTKKRRKQVRFFLDLDAAKVFWDVSNPAKRFYIDDIKEIRVGADARNYREEHQIPEDLERRWFTIVIADSDRSKGRTVKTLHLIAPSDRVLDLWITTLEHISRYRIDLMSGLAGSSQSEAVLQAHWQREMSRLFPQGPPPVEEQSLDLAAVEKVCRSLHINCSKNMLRAQFTKADAACNGKLHFSEFKDFLLRLKERKDVKDIFKLHAADSKEGMTREEFLAFLSDVQNEDVESDRVYWATLFDKYVRRASKSRSLSAEGSELPPPVSRMNLDAFTVFLSSSSNGVYASRAPQSSFDRPLNEYFISSSHNTYLLGRQVAGASSTEAYVSALQQGCRCVEIDCWDGADGRPIVSHGRTLTTSVLFADCITVINRYAFITCDFPLILSLEVHCNPEQQLAMVKIMKETFKERLILEPLMTNCHVLPSPEELKGRILVKVKTCDETQFDPRQNAIGSVGTHGRKRSASTPFVRPTLPEMNTQPLPSLSSPPTMGPVDSIGPLTLQDGRSLTATSMSSATEDSDAALVSVHTDTKKKRCQKSKITKPLSDLGVYTRGYKWHSFSSPESRRYNHIYSFAERSFESICQSHDNKVALESHNRKYLTRVYPSGFRLRSSNFDPNKFWRRGVQMVALNWQTYDIGMQMNQAMFAAGTDRTGYILKPESLRLPAVGDGNQKRKMERKLVRFSVDVISAQQLPRPRTIGQDDSINPYVEIEMFSADDRGQSFVLGEGGMNASARNGVSGIGCPHRRRTKIEQSNGYSPVFNDKFKLSLETKYPDLVFVRWTVWSSMDGRSTGSSVQLATFTAKLTSLSQGYRYLPLYDASGDQYLFSTLFCKISKQEPVSVQRLDLEELRAERMGILRQIGQTVFKRSSSAERERDQAHDRSDSPSLEDKEGSPNLTPTVSTTTSSSSFV from the coding sequence CGTATGCTGCGACTACCTCACCGACCCTGGATGCCGATACCCAATCCGACTTAATATTTGCGACGTCTCTCTCTCAACCAACTTCTTTACATCATGTTGTCACATCCTTGCCATCTGGCCCTCTCCCTTCTTTCGCACCCTTTTTCGCTTCTTCTCCGACCTCTACTCCCACCCCATCCTTCCCTGCTCCCGGCACACCCTATAATCTCACATCTGCTGGCACCCCCTTGCAATCTGCCAGCGAGGGAACCTTTGGCCGTGTGAATGGTCTTTCTCTCCCTGTGCCAGGCCCCTTCGAACTTGGCGAGTCCATGATGGCCGTTCCCGGAAACGCAAATACCTCCAGCTTCAGTGACCCTGCTGCTTCCACGAAGGCGCCGGGCCTAATGCGACGAATCTCAAGAGGCGCTGCCAACAAACTCACGCGCCGGAGGCAGTCTACGACCCAAAAGGAGAAACGGGACCGAAGCACTGGCCCCATCATCAGGCGTAGGCGCAGTGATAGCAAAACTGGCACTCAACCTGTTCGAGACTGCGCGCTTGATTCGAGCAACGAGGATGAAGCCGGCAAAGCCTTGGACAACCTGGGCGCATGGGGTGGCTCGGAAGCATCCAGTCTTCGCATCGAGAGTCGCATAAACATGGCTCGCGAAACTGGTCCCATACCCGTAGTTGCCGTTGCACCCAAGGTAGACTCTGCTGTCCAGCGAGGCACAGTCTTAACCAAGGTAACGAAGAAACGCAGGAAGCAAGTTCGCTTCTTCCTAGATCTAGATGCCGCGAAGGTCTTCTGGGATGTCTCCAACCCGGCCAAACGCTTCTATATCGATGATATTAAAGAAATCCGAGTCGGTGCTGACGCTCGCAACTACCGCGAGGAACATCAGATACCTGAAGATTTGGAGCGCCGATGGTTCACCATTGTCATTGCAGATTCTGACCGTTCTAAGGGCCGAACAGTCAAAACGTTGCACCTCATCGCTCCTAGCGACCGAGTTCTTGACCTATGGATTACTACCCTTGAGCATATCTCTCGTTACAGAATCGACCTCATGTCTGGTCTGGCAGGTTCGAGTCAAAGCGAAGCAGTTCTACAAGCACACTGGCAACGCGAGATGTCGAGACTCTTCCCGCAGGGTCCTCCTCCGGTAGAGGAACAAAGTCTTGATCTCGCCGCCGTGGAGAAGGTCTGCCGCAGTTTGCATATTAACTGTTCCAAGAACATGCTTCGGGCACAGTTCACCAAAGCTGATGCTGCTTGTAACGGGAAGTTGCATTTTTCCGAATTCAAGGACTTCCTATTGCGTTTAAAGGAACGAAAGGATGTCAAAGACATTTTCAAGCTTCACGCCGCAGACTCAAAGGAAGGCATGACTCGGGAAGAGTTTTTGGCTTTCCTTTCTGATGTGCAAAATGAAGATGTCGAATCTGACCGAGTCTACTGGGCTACACTTTTTGACAAGTACGTTCGGCGAGCCTCTAAATCTCGCAGTCTGTCTGCAGAAGGATCGGAGCTTCCTCCACCTGTGTCGCGGATGAACCTGGATGCATTTACCGTGTTCTTGTCTTCATCCAGCAATGGAGTCTACGCTTCACGTGCTCCCCAGTCAAGCTTCGACCGGCCGTTGAATGAATACTTCATCTCGAGCTCTCACAACACTTACCTCCTGGGCCGCCAAGTGGCTGGTGCATCAAGCACCGAGGCTTATGTTAGCGCGCTGCAACAGGGGTGTCGATGTGTCGAGATCGACTGCTGGGATGGCGCAGATGGACGCCCCATCGTGTCTCACGGGCGGACTCTAACCACCAGTGTCCTCTTTGCGGATTGCATCACCGTCATCAATCGATACGCATTCATCACTTGTGACTTCCCTCTCATTCTTTCTCTAGAGGTGCACTGCAACCCGGAACAGCAACTGGCAATGGTCAAGATCATGAAGGAGACATTCAAGGAGCGGCTTATCCTTGAGCCTTTGATGACCAACTGCCATGTTCTTCCGTCGCCCGAAGAGCTCAAGGGTCGTATTCTGGTCAAAGTCAAGACTTGTGACGAGACCCAGTTTGATCCCCGCCAGAATGCCATCGGCTCTGTTGGTACCCACGGCCGCAAACGCAGTGCTAGTACGCCATTTGTGCGACCGACGCTCCCTGAAATGAACACCCAGCCTCTTCCCTCACTTTCGAGTCCTCCCACAATGGGTCCCGTCGACAGCATCGGCCCTTTGACCTTGCAAGATGGGCGTTCGCTTACTGCTACGAGCATGAGCAGTGCAACAGAGGACAGTGATGCAGCGCTAGTGTCTGTTCATACCgacacaaagaaaaagcGATGCCAGAAAAGCAAGATCACTAAGCCTCTTTCTGACTTGGGTGTCTACACTCGTGGCTACAAGTGGCACAGCTTCTCATCCCCAGAGAGCAGACGATATAACCACATATACTCGTTTGCCGAACGGTCTTTCGAGAGCATCTGTCAGAGCCACGACAACAAAGTTGCACTTGAATCGCACAACCGCAAGTACCTCACGCGGGTGTATCCCTCCGGCTTCCGACTTCGTTCTTCCAACTTTGATCCTAACAAGTTCTGGCGCCGTGGTGTGCAGATGGTAGCGCTCAACTGGCAAACTTACGACATCGGAATGCAGATGAATCAGGCTATGTTTGCCGCTGGAACTGATCGTACCGGTTATATCCTAAAGCCCGAAAGCCTTCGTTTACCGGCTGTTGGAGATGGAAATCAGAAGCGCAAGATGGAGCGCAAACTGGTTCGGTTCTCAGTTGACGTCATCTCCGCGCAACAGCTCCCCCGTCCACGCACCATCGGACAGGACGACAGCATCAACCCTTATGTCGAGATCGAGATGTTTAGCGCTGACGATCGTGGCCAGAGCTTTGTCCTCGGCGAAGGTGGTATGAATGCCTCTGCGCGCAACGGCGTGTCTGGCATAGGATGTCCGCACCGTCGCCGCACCAAGATCGAGCAAAGCAATGGCTACAGCCCCGTTTTCAATGACAAATTTAAGCTGTCTCTAGAAACTAAATACCCCGATCTTGTGTTTGTGCGATGGACTGTCTGGAGTTCAATGGACGGTCGCAGTACAGGCAGCAGCGTACAGCTAGCTACTTTCACCGCCAAGCTCACCAGTCTTTCGCAGGGCTACCGTTATTTGCCTCTCTACGATGCCAGCGGCGACCAGTATTTGTTTTCTACTCTCTTTTGCAAGATCTCAAAGCAAGAGCCTGTTTCTGTTCAGCGTCTGGACCTCGAAGAGCTCCGCGCCGAGCGTATGGGTATTCTGCGCCAAATTGGCCAGACTGTCTTCAAGCGCTCCTCGTCAGCTGAGCGCGAAAGGGATCAGGCGCATGATCGCAGTGATTCTCCAAGTCTTGAGGACAAGGAAGGCTCTCCTAACCTCACACCCACCGTGTCAACAACAACGTCGAGTTCATCATTCGTGTAA